In the genome of Pseudanabaena mucicola str. Chao 1806, the window CGCCGATTTGTAAGTTTCATCAGTGAGGCGAGTATAGTGCCATCGATTATCATTTTCCATGAATGATATGCCCTTACCCTTGACTGTATGAGCAACGATCGCCCTAGGTCTTGGGGAATTTAGCACCATTAGTTCATGAACTGTACGATCTATGGCTAGTTCATCATGACCATCAACTTCTCTAGTTTCAAACCCAAAGGCGCGAAACTTATCAGCAATATTACCAAGGCGCATCACTTCATTAGTTGTTCCCATAGCTTGATAGCCATTGTTATCGACAATCACCAGTAAATTGGATAATTCAAAATGAGCTGCGAAGAGTAAAGCTTCCCAGATAGACCCTTCGTTAATTTCGCCATCACCCGTGATCGCGAAGCAACGTTGATCAGTTTGATGGCGCTTGGCAGCTAGAGCTAAACCCACACCTACGGATAAACCATGTCCGAGCGAGCCAGAACTAACTTCCAATCCCCTTGCATGGCAGTCTGATAAGCCTTTCAATCCCGTACCATCATGAAAATAATTTTGAATATCGCGATCAGTTAGCCAACCTAGCTCATGCATACAAGCATATTGCGCCATTACGCCATGCCCCTTGCTCAAAATCAAATAATCTCGCAATGCATCTTCAGGATTATTGTTAGCAAAATTGAGATGCGATCGATAAAGCACAGCTAGAATTTCAACTATAGAAAAAGCACAACCAATATGTACCGTCGAGCCAGCATAAGCCATGTTGAGTATAGTTTGCCTTAGCTTTTTCGCATCAAACCTAGCATCAAACATAATTTAAAAAACTGCAAATTGTTCTTGTAAAGCCATCTTCAATGGATGTTGTTGGTCTCCATCCTAAATTTCCAACTTTAGTAATATCTGGACAATTTCTGGAAACATTACTTCTGAGATATTCTCGATCATTAGCAACCATATTCTTAATTACCTTTAAATTCTTATCAGGAAATAGATTAATGAGTCTATTTGCTAAATCAAAAACACTAATTTCACATTGATCGTTACCAATATTATAAGCTTGTCCATTTTCACCTTTAAGCAATACTGTAAAAAAGCCAATTGTCGCATCCGCAATATAACAAAATGCTCTAGTTGCTGTGCCATCACTATTGATCTGAATATCTCGATCATTAATTATATCAGCCACAAAATCTGCATAGACCCTGCCATCATCTAAACTCATCCCAAATCCGTAGGTGTGAAATGGTCGGACAATTTTGGTTGGTAATCCATATTGATGAAACCAAGATACACACATTGTTTCTGCCATTCTTTTGCTCTCGGCATAGCATGAACGTAGATTTGTGGGATCTAAATATCCATATTGATCTTCTTTAGTTGGTATCTGAGAATCATCAACTTGACCATATACTTCACCACTGCTAAAAAATAAAAACCCTTTTAGTTGATGCTCATGAGCTAAAGTCAACAAATTATGAGTTCCTAATAGATTCGCGTTAAGTGTGCCAACTGGATCTTTTGTATAATATTTAGGACTAGCCTGACTCGCTGCATGAATAATATAATCAATCGTCTCAATATAATCTATGGGATTACATACATCTTGTACTAAAATTTTAAAATCAATCCTATCTTGATATTTAGAAAATCTATTTAAGGCTTTATTTCTATTTCTCACAAGTCCAATAACTTGGATATTTAGATTTTTGATACTATTTAAATATAATAGTGATTCCACAATATAAGCTGGCAAAAAACCATTTGCACCTGATATTAAAACCGTTGAATTTTTAAGATTTTCCCAAGGCAAATCAGTAGAAATAATTCTTATCAAATCTTCTTGAATAATATTTTTCTCATTTTTTTTCTCATTTTTTTTCTCATTATTTATAATATTTCTATTCATTGCCTAAATTCTCAATAAAATCATGAACAACTGAGGATATATAGTTAAGCATTTCCACAGTTAAACTGGGAAATAATCCTAACCAAAAGGAATTTTGCATGACGCGATCGCTATTACACAAATTTCCAACAACTCTGTAGGATAAATCTTGATATGCAGGTTGTTTAGTTAAATTTCCCCCAAATAATAGTCGCGTTCCTATTTTCTTTTTCTCTAAATATTGAACTAAATCATTGCGTGTAAATGGAGCATTATCTTTAACTGAAATTAAAAAACCAAACCAACTAGGCTTAGAATTGAATGTTGCTTCAGGTAATATCAAAAAGTCTTGCAAATCCTCTAGTTTTTGCTTCAGAAAATCAAAATTTTCTCGGCGCTTAGTAATAAAACTAGGTAACTTATCTAATTGAGCTAAACCAATAGCCGCCTGCATATCGGTCATTTTGAGATTAAACCCAAGATGAGAATAGGTATATTTATGATCATAGCCAAAGGGTAAATCTCCCAATTGCCACTCAAAACGCTTGTTACAAGTATTATCAACTCCAGTCGCACACCAGCAATCTCTCCCCCAGTCGCGAAAAGATTCAACAATTTTTTTGAGTTTTGTGTCATTGGTCAAAACTGCGCCGCCTTCCCCCATAGTCATGTGATGGGCTGGATAAAAACTTACTGTCGATAAATGTCCAAAAGTTCCAGTTCTCTTTCCATTATAGAGAGAGCCTACCGCATCACAATTGTCTTCAACTAACCAGAGATCGTGTTTTTGGGCAAAGGCAATTACTGCATCAATATCAAAGGGATTACCCAAAGTATGGGCGAGCATAATTGCACGGGTTTTGGATGAAAGAGCCGCTTCTAATTGTGATATGTCGATTTCATAGTTAGGAAACTGAATATCTACAAATACAGGGACTAATTGATTTTGAAAAATAGGATTAACGGTTGTTGGAAAACCTGCAGCGACTGTAATCACTTCATCACCTGTCTTTAATCTCTGTTCACCCAACTTTGGAGAAGTTAGCGCTGTAATTGCTAATAGATTTGCCGAAGATCCAGAATTTACTAATAGACAATGTTTCACCCCAATCCATGCAGCAAAACGCTTTTCAAATTCGGCGGCATAGCGCCCAGTAGTTAACCAAAAATCAAGGGATGCATCAACTAAATTGAGTATTTCTGCTTCATCAAATACTTTCCCTGAGACAGGAATATAGGTTTCACCAGCGATAAATTCTTTTGTAGAAAATTTGTATTGATAATAATTTATAACCGATGCAAAAACTTGCGATCGCAAAGCTTGTTCTTGTTCATCAGAGTTACTAATAAGTGGAGAATGTGAATTTGAGATTGTCATCTAGATTTTATTGATATTTATTTAATTGTGGCTGTAAAAAATCTGTATACCAAGTGATCGCTTCTTGTAAGCCTTCTTCCAATGAGTAACATGAACTCCAATTTAAAAGTTTTCTTGCCTTAGCTGCTGACAAATACTGATGCT includes:
- a CDS encoding transketolase — its product is MFDARFDAKKLRQTILNMAYAGSTVHIGCAFSIVEILAVLYRSHLNFANNNPEDALRDYLILSKGHGVMAQYACMHELGWLTDRDIQNYFHDGTGLKGLSDCHARGLEVSSGSLGHGLSVGVGLALAAKRHQTDQRCFAITGDGEINEGSIWEALLFAAHFELSNLLVIVDNNGYQAMGTTNEVMRLGNIADKFRAFGFETREVDGHDELAIDRTVHELMVLNSPRPRAIVAHTVKGKGISFMENDNRWHYTRLTDETYKSAIAELQASE
- a CDS encoding NAD-dependent epimerase/dehydratase family protein; this encodes MNRNIINNEKKNEKKNEKNIIQEDLIRIISTDLPWENLKNSTVLISGANGFLPAYIVESLLYLNSIKNLNIQVIGLVRNRNKALNRFSKYQDRIDFKILVQDVCNPIDYIETIDYIIHAASQASPKYYTKDPVGTLNANLLGTHNLLTLAHEHQLKGFLFFSSGEVYGQVDDSQIPTKEDQYGYLDPTNLRSCYAESKRMAETMCVSWFHQYGLPTKIVRPFHTYGFGMSLDDGRVYADFVADIINDRDIQINSDGTATRAFCYIADATIGFFTVLLKGENGQAYNIGNDQCEISVFDLANRLINLFPDKNLKVIKNMVANDREYLRSNVSRNCPDITKVGNLGWRPTTSIEDGFTRTICSFLNYV
- the rfbH gene encoding lipopolysaccharide biosynthesis protein RfbH, yielding MTISNSHSPLISNSDEQEQALRSQVFASVINYYQYKFSTKEFIAGETYIPVSGKVFDEAEILNLVDASLDFWLTTGRYAAEFEKRFAAWIGVKHCLLVNSGSSANLLAITALTSPKLGEQRLKTGDEVITVAAGFPTTVNPIFQNQLVPVFVDIQFPNYEIDISQLEAALSSKTRAIMLAHTLGNPFDIDAVIAFAQKHDLWLVEDNCDAVGSLYNGKRTGTFGHLSTVSFYPAHHMTMGEGGAVLTNDTKLKKIVESFRDWGRDCWCATGVDNTCNKRFEWQLGDLPFGYDHKYTYSHLGFNLKMTDMQAAIGLAQLDKLPSFITKRRENFDFLKQKLEDLQDFLILPEATFNSKPSWFGFLISVKDNAPFTRNDLVQYLEKKKIGTRLLFGGNLTKQPAYQDLSYRVVGNLCNSDRVMQNSFWLGLFPSLTVEMLNYISSVVHDFIENLGNE